From Planococcus halocryophilus, the proteins below share one genomic window:
- a CDS encoding ABC transporter C-terminal domain-containing protein has product MNRIATKVSELTQDGTTEYLGDYDYYVEKKLEIAELKALDEAGSVTEVKAPVAASTSQIDKEAKKLERQLVRQSEEIEQTMEKLDLQITDIEEQLCKPEIFQDHERVLPLQNELEKLKSAHEEVMTQWLEIQEKIENI; this is encoded by the coding sequence ATGAACCGCATTGCCACAAAGGTCAGCGAACTTACGCAAGATGGCACGACCGAATACTTGGGTGACTACGATTATTACGTTGAGAAAAAACTCGAAATTGCTGAACTAAAAGCACTTGATGAAGCCGGTTCGGTCACTGAAGTAAAAGCGCCAGTTGCTGCCTCCACTTCGCAGATAGACAAAGAAGCGAAAAAACTCGAACGCCAATTGGTTCGACAATCTGAAGAGATTGAACAAACGATGGAAAAATTAGATTTACAAATTACTGATATCGAAGAACAACTATGCAAACCTGAAATCTTCCAAGATCATGAACGGGTGCTGCCACTTCAAAATGAGTTAGAAAAACTTAAATCGGCTCATGAAGAAGTTATGACGCAATGGCTTGAAATTCAGGAAAAAATTGAAAATATTTAA
- a CDS encoding DUF58 domain-containing protein, whose amino-acid sequence MGKKSRLLPVQQTILVYPNTVEIAYRPIESRYDHGSMAAPFTLVKDTTMASGVRDYQPGDRVSWIHWKSYARTQTLRTKEFEDRQSQDLFLLDDRRVSEKFELQVELIASILKSVVRANSSLAYLSIGQKHNYFPVVQTEEHLQRVMYHLAKVQSDLDKPVDQVVGRELQKMNTSSLLYVTSQLSIEMIQSIQRNAKNLSNCMCLVVTSKGEALLEEDEQVHQFARSKGFVVKRVSPENFATVFTEVSLQ is encoded by the coding sequence ATGGGTAAAAAAAGTCGGTTACTACCAGTTCAACAAACAATTTTAGTTTATCCAAATACAGTAGAAATTGCATACCGTCCCATAGAATCACGTTATGATCATGGGTCAATGGCTGCTCCTTTTACTTTAGTAAAAGATACAACAATGGCAAGCGGAGTTCGTGATTACCAACCTGGGGACCGAGTGTCATGGATTCACTGGAAATCCTATGCGCGTACGCAAACATTACGCACGAAAGAATTTGAAGATCGGCAGTCCCAAGACCTTTTTTTACTAGACGATCGAAGAGTGTCAGAGAAATTCGAATTGCAAGTAGAGCTAATAGCTTCTATATTGAAATCGGTTGTTCGAGCTAATTCAAGCTTAGCTTATTTATCAATTGGTCAAAAACACAATTATTTTCCGGTCGTTCAAACTGAAGAGCATTTACAGCGGGTTATGTATCATTTAGCGAAAGTGCAAAGCGACTTGGACAAGCCGGTAGACCAAGTGGTTGGACGTGAACTTCAAAAAATGAATACGTCAAGCTTATTATATGTAACGAGTCAACTTTCAATAGAAATGATTCAATCTATTCAAAGAAATGCTAAAAATTTAAGCAATTGCATGTGTTTAGTTGTTACGAGTAAAGGTGAAGCTTTACTTGAAGAAGATGAACAAGTACATCAATTTGCTCGTTCAAAAGGATTTGTTGTAAAACGCGTGAGTCCTGAGAACTTTGCGACTGTGTTTACGGAGGTGAGCCTGCAATGA
- the tsaB gene encoding tRNA (adenosine(37)-N6)-threonylcarbamoyltransferase complex dimerization subunit type 1 TsaB: MIYLGIDTSNSPLSLALIEDGRVLIEETSNLKINHSLTAMPAIEEMMKKAKITPAELTHIAVAEGPGSYTGVRIGLTIAKTLAWSLKIPLHLVSSLKVLAANEQGFEGLVCPIMDARRGTAFIGLYEGVGLVPVFADQHSDVKEFLLKIKDLHRPVLFTGVDAKLHEELITEVFGEQAQWSGISNRLPRASNLIMLAQKSEESAVHHAVPEYRRITEAEANYNKAQEGKNV; the protein is encoded by the coding sequence ATGATCTATCTTGGAATTGATACCTCAAATTCTCCTTTGTCTCTCGCATTAATCGAAGACGGAAGAGTTTTAATAGAAGAAACATCTAATTTAAAAATCAACCATTCGTTAACAGCTATGCCTGCAATTGAAGAAATGATGAAAAAGGCAAAAATTACACCTGCTGAATTGACGCATATTGCAGTAGCTGAAGGTCCGGGTTCTTACACGGGTGTACGTATTGGCCTAACCATTGCAAAAACATTGGCTTGGTCATTAAAAATCCCTCTACACCTTGTTTCTAGTTTAAAGGTGCTTGCAGCAAATGAGCAGGGGTTTGAAGGACTAGTTTGTCCCATAATGGATGCTCGCCGTGGAACAGCTTTTATTGGCTTGTATGAAGGTGTGGGGTTAGTGCCTGTTTTTGCTGATCAGCATAGCGACGTAAAAGAATTCTTGCTCAAAATTAAAGATCTCCATCGACCTGTGCTGTTTACCGGAGTAGACGCTAAATTGCACGAAGAACTTATTACAGAAGTGTTTGGTGAACAGGCACAATGGAGTGGAATTTCAAACAGGTTGCCACGCGCATCAAATCTGATTATGTTGGCTCAAAAATCTGAGGAAAGCGCAGTTCACCACGCGGTTCCTGAGTATCGCCGCATCACAGAAGCAGAAGCAAACTACAATAAAGCTCAAGAAGGCAAAAATGTATGA
- the tsaD gene encoding tRNA (adenosine(37)-N6)-threonylcarbamoyltransferase complex transferase subunit TsaD: MNKDIYILGIETSCDETAASVVKNGTEIISNVVASQIESHKRFGGVVPEIASRHHVEQITLVIEEALRLAQLEPHQLAAVAVTEGPGLVGALLIGVNAAKAFAFAHQLPLVGVHHIAGHIYANRLEQEMEFPLLALVISGGHTELIYMKEHGDFTVIGETRDDAAGEAYDKVARTLNLPYPGGPHIDRLAHASEEAITFPRIWLEEGSYDFSFSGLKSSVLNYMHNAAQRGETVAPEHVAAGFQNSVVEVVTGKTVRAAKEYNVRQVIAAGGVAANKGLRKSLESVFQEKEIPFYIPSLPLCTDNAAMIAAAGTVMYEKGLFGTMAMNGRPGMPLTSWI; the protein is encoded by the coding sequence ATGAATAAAGACATTTATATATTGGGAATTGAAACAAGTTGTGACGAAACAGCGGCTTCTGTTGTTAAAAATGGAACTGAAATTATCTCAAATGTTGTAGCTTCTCAAATAGAGAGCCATAAACGTTTTGGCGGCGTTGTACCTGAGATCGCTTCAAGACATCACGTTGAACAAATCACTTTGGTCATTGAAGAGGCTTTACGCTTGGCACAACTAGAACCGCATCAATTAGCTGCAGTTGCAGTAACAGAAGGACCCGGATTAGTGGGTGCTTTATTGATCGGTGTCAACGCTGCTAAAGCTTTTGCTTTTGCTCACCAACTACCTTTAGTAGGGGTACACCATATTGCAGGTCATATATATGCCAACCGTTTAGAACAGGAAATGGAATTTCCTCTTCTTGCTTTAGTTATTTCGGGTGGTCATACGGAGCTAATTTATATGAAAGAACATGGTGACTTTACCGTTATTGGAGAAACACGCGACGATGCAGCTGGAGAAGCTTATGATAAAGTGGCACGAACATTAAATCTTCCTTATCCTGGTGGACCTCATATTGATCGTTTGGCGCATGCTAGCGAAGAAGCCATAACGTTTCCAAGGATTTGGCTCGAAGAAGGATCTTATGATTTTAGTTTTAGTGGATTAAAATCGTCGGTCTTAAATTATATGCATAATGCAGCGCAGCGCGGAGAGACTGTAGCACCTGAACATGTTGCGGCTGGTTTCCAAAATAGTGTAGTAGAAGTGGTAACGGGTAAAACAGTTCGTGCAGCCAAAGAATATAACGTTCGTCAAGTGATTGCAGCAGGTGGCGTTGCAGCGAATAAAGGATTGAGAAAATCATTGGAATCTGTATTCCAAGAAAAAGAAATTCCTTTCTATATTCCTTCATTGCCATTATGTACGGATAACGCAGCTATGATTGCAGCAGCAGGAACTGTTATGTACGAAAAAGGACTTTTTGGTACAATGGCGATGAATGGGCGACCAGGTATGCCATTAACATCATGGATTTAA
- the tsaE gene encoding tRNA (adenosine(37)-N6)-threonylcarbamoyltransferase complex ATPase subunit type 1 TsaE, whose protein sequence is MTYTKKLNSPEETESFAIDLAERLEPGDLLTLEGDLGAGKTTFTKGLAKGLGIQRMVNSPTFTILKQYSGRLELNHFDVYRLENSDEDIGFDEFFNSEAVSVVEWARFIEEYLPKERLEITINRQSEQGRKMTLNPIGRRYENLAGS, encoded by the coding sequence ATGACATATACAAAAAAGCTGAATTCGCCAGAAGAAACCGAAAGTTTTGCAATTGACCTTGCAGAACGATTAGAACCCGGAGATTTGCTAACGCTTGAAGGAGATTTGGGTGCTGGAAAAACAACCTTCACGAAAGGCCTAGCTAAGGGTCTTGGGATTCAACGTATGGTAAACAGTCCAACTTTTACCATCTTAAAACAATACTCAGGACGTTTAGAGTTAAATCATTTTGATGTCTATCGTCTTGAGAATAGCGATGAAGATATCGGCTTTGACGAATTTTTCAATAGCGAAGCGGTGTCAGTTGTAGAATGGGCAAGATTCATTGAAGAATATTTGCCAAAAGAACGCTTAGAAATCACCATCAACCGACAATCTGAACAGGGACGAAAGATGACCTTAAATCCAATTGGCAGACGGTATGAAAATCTTGCAGGGAGCTAA
- a CDS encoding NCS2 family permease, with translation MKKYFQFEELGTNYRREIIGGLTTFLAMAYILVVNPLTLTLQSVPDLPDSMRMDYGAVFMATALAAAIGCLVMGILAKYPIALAPGMGLNAFFAYTVILTYGIPWQTALTGVLFSGLIFILLTLTGLRELIINAIPAELKYAVGAGIGLFITFIGLQNANIIVDNPATLVGLGDLSDSSALLAIFGLLITVIFMARGIQGGIFFGILIAAVVGMIFGVVNLPSAIIDLNVPSMAPTFGVALEPIFNDFGSLINIQFLVIVLTFLFVDFFDTAGTLVAVANQAGLMKDNKLPRAGKALLADSIATVSGAIFGTSTTTSYIESTAGVAAGARSGFAAVVTGVLFLISIFFYPLLEVITSAVTAPALIIVGVLMVSALGKIDWTKFEVAVPAFLTMIAMPLGYSIATGIAIGFIFYPITMLVAGKGKQIHPIMYGLFVIFVLYFVFLV, from the coding sequence ATGAAAAAGTATTTTCAGTTTGAAGAACTAGGAACGAATTACCGCAGAGAAATTATTGGCGGCTTAACAACGTTTCTGGCGATGGCATATATTCTTGTCGTCAACCCGTTAACCTTAACGCTACAATCAGTACCCGATCTTCCAGATTCAATGCGCATGGATTATGGAGCCGTATTTATGGCTACAGCACTAGCAGCTGCAATCGGTTGTTTAGTAATGGGGATTCTCGCGAAATATCCAATTGCGCTTGCTCCAGGTATGGGCTTAAACGCATTCTTCGCTTATACAGTAATATTAACTTACGGAATTCCTTGGCAAACTGCCTTAACAGGTGTTTTATTTTCAGGACTTATTTTTATTCTACTTACGTTAACAGGTCTTCGCGAACTAATTATCAACGCGATTCCTGCTGAATTAAAATATGCAGTGGGAGCCGGGATCGGCCTATTCATTACGTTTATCGGATTGCAAAATGCAAATATCATTGTTGACAATCCTGCTACTTTAGTTGGGTTGGGAGATCTTTCAGACAGTTCAGCGTTGTTAGCAATCTTTGGATTACTCATCACTGTAATCTTTATGGCGCGCGGTATCCAAGGTGGAATTTTCTTTGGGATTTTAATCGCGGCAGTAGTTGGAATGATTTTCGGTGTTGTGAATTTGCCTAGCGCAATTATTGACTTGAATGTTCCAAGCATGGCTCCGACTTTTGGTGTGGCGCTTGAGCCGATCTTTAATGATTTTGGTTCGTTGATAAATATTCAGTTTCTCGTTATTGTGCTAACCTTCCTGTTCGTCGACTTTTTCGACACAGCAGGGACATTAGTGGCTGTAGCCAATCAGGCAGGCTTGATGAAAGACAATAAACTTCCAAGAGCAGGAAAGGCATTATTAGCAGATTCAATTGCTACAGTTAGTGGAGCAATTTTTGGAACGTCAACAACTACTTCGTACATTGAATCAACTGCAGGAGTTGCAGCTGGTGCACGATCTGGATTTGCAGCTGTAGTAACCGGGGTGTTGTTTCTTATTTCAATTTTCTTTTATCCGTTACTTGAAGTAATCACCAGTGCTGTAACGGCTCCGGCTTTAATCATCGTAGGTGTCTTGATGGTTTCAGCGCTAGGGAAAATAGACTGGACGAAATTTGAAGTCGCAGTCCCAGCTTTCCTTACGATGATTGCTATGCCGCTTGGCTATAGTATCGCAACAGGAATTGCGATTGGATTTATCTTCTATCCGATTACAATGCTCGTAGCAGGAAAAGGTAAACAGATTCATCCGATTATGTATGGGTTATTTGTAATCTTTGTTCTTTATTTTGTTTTCTTAGTGTGA
- a CDS encoding AAA family ATPase, which translates to MLSHGHVLLEDVPGVGKTMLVRALAKSVGADFKRIQFTPDLLPSDVIGVSIYNPKDMEFHFRPGPIMGNIILADEINRTSPKTQSSLLEAMEEASVTIDGVTMQIPKPFFVMATQNPIEYEGTYPLPEAQLDRFLLKIKMGYPTSKEEMEVLNRAQVAAPIEELTSVISLEELLELQSQVRTIKVDETIQSYIVDLSRQTRQDAYVYLGVSPRGSIALMKASQAYALLKGRDYVTPDDVQYLAKFVFGHRIMLRSEARYDGITVEEITERILAKTHVPVKRLVGK; encoded by the coding sequence ATGCTGTCTCATGGCCATGTTTTATTAGAAGACGTTCCAGGTGTTGGTAAAACGATGTTGGTTCGCGCTTTAGCAAAATCGGTGGGAGCTGATTTTAAACGGATTCAATTTACACCTGACTTATTGCCATCAGATGTTATTGGTGTGTCTATTTACAATCCGAAAGACATGGAATTCCATTTTCGACCGGGTCCCATTATGGGCAATATTATTTTAGCAGATGAAATAAACCGGACCTCACCGAAAACACAATCCTCTCTTTTAGAAGCAATGGAAGAAGCTTCTGTCACGATTGATGGAGTAACAATGCAAATCCCAAAACCTTTCTTTGTCATGGCTACACAAAATCCAATCGAATATGAAGGTACTTATCCTCTTCCTGAAGCGCAACTTGACCGCTTTTTATTGAAAATTAAAATGGGCTATCCGACATCGAAAGAAGAAATGGAAGTTTTAAACCGTGCGCAAGTTGCAGCACCAATCGAAGAATTAACTTCCGTCATATCACTCGAAGAGCTATTAGAACTTCAGAGTCAAGTGCGGACGATTAAAGTAGATGAAACCATTCAGAGTTATATCGTAGATTTGTCTCGTCAAACTCGTCAAGATGCTTATGTGTATTTGGGGGTAAGTCCACGAGGGTCTATTGCATTGATGAAGGCATCTCAAGCTTATGCTTTATTAAAAGGACGAGATTATGTAACGCCGGACGATGTTCAATATTTAGCGAAATTTGTTTTCGGACATCGTATTATGTTGCGGTCAGAGGCTCGTTACGATGGAATAACGGTAGAAGAAATTACAGAACGCATCTTGGCGAAAACCCATGTACCTGTAAAAAGGCTTGTTGGTAAATGA